One Streptomyces sp. V4I8 genomic window carries:
- a CDS encoding type B 50S ribosomal protein L31, translating into MRNGIHPPYGPVVFRDRAANHAFLTRSTLAAVPTDKTIEWEDGHTYPVVDVEISNVSHPFYTGTARVLDTAGRVERFERRYGKQA; encoded by the coding sequence ATGCGCAACGGAATCCACCCGCCCTACGGCCCCGTCGTCTTCCGTGACCGGGCAGCGAACCACGCGTTCCTGACCCGCTCGACGCTCGCCGCCGTACCCACGGACAAGACGATCGAGTGGGAGGACGGCCACACCTACCCGGTCGTCGACGTCGAGATCTCGAACGTCAGCCACCCCTTCTACACGGGCACGGCCCGCGTCCTGGACACGGCGGGCCGCGTCGAGCGCTTCGAGCGCCGCTACGGGAAGCAGGCCTGA
- the rpmB gene encoding 50S ribosomal protein L28, giving the protein MSAHCMLTGAQPGFGNSISHSHRRTSRRFDPNIQSKRYWLPSEGRHVRLRLSTKGIKTVDAIGVEAAVARIRARGVKV; this is encoded by the coding sequence GTGTCCGCCCACTGCATGCTGACCGGCGCCCAGCCCGGGTTCGGCAACTCCATTTCCCACTCACATCGGCGGACCTCCCGCCGCTTCGACCCCAACATCCAGAGCAAGCGCTACTGGCTGCCGAGCGAGGGCCGTCATGTGCGGCTGCGGCTGAGCACCAAGGGGATCAAGACCGTTGACGCGATCGGCGTCGAGGCCGCCGTCGCCCGTATCCGCGCCCGGGGAGTGAAGGTCTGA
- a CDS encoding GNAT family N-acetyltransferase: MDEIRPVRFDHPDAVKLSALVQAEYLRRYGYDDMTPLHPTHFDPPDGLFLIAYLADKPVACGGWRVQEAGDEGYAVGDAEIKRMFVVPEARGRGLARGILRALEDSARAAGRVRMVLETGTPLPEAMGLYVACGYAPTANFGPYRGYSDSRCFAKSL, from the coding sequence ATGGACGAGATTCGCCCCGTACGTTTCGACCATCCCGACGCCGTGAAGCTCTCCGCCCTGGTGCAGGCCGAGTACCTGCGGCGTTACGGCTACGACGACATGACCCCGCTGCATCCGACCCACTTCGACCCGCCGGACGGGCTGTTTCTGATCGCGTATCTCGCGGACAAGCCCGTGGCCTGCGGGGGCTGGCGTGTCCAGGAGGCGGGGGACGAGGGGTATGCGGTCGGGGACGCGGAAATCAAGAGGATGTTCGTGGTGCCGGAGGCGCGGGGGCGGGGGCTCGCACGCGGCATTCTGCGGGCGCTGGAGGACAGTGCGCGGGCGGCCGGGCGGGTGCGCATGGTGCTGGAGACGGGGACGCCGCTGCCTGAGGCCATGGGGCTGTACGTCGCCTGTGGGTATGCGCCGACGGCCAACTTCGGCCCCTACAGGGGGTATTCCGACAGTCGCTGCTTCGCCAAGTCGCTCTGA
- the rpsN gene encoding 30S ribosomal protein S14 has protein sequence MAKKSKIAKNEQRQEVVARYAARRAELKEIIRRPSSTDAERLAARRELSRQPRDASATRVRNRDQVDGRPRGYFRAFGLSRVSLREQAHAGYLPGVRKSSW, from the coding sequence ATGGCCAAGAAGAGCAAGATCGCGAAGAACGAGCAGCGGCAGGAGGTCGTCGCGCGGTACGCCGCCCGGCGGGCCGAGCTGAAGGAGATCATCCGGCGGCCGTCGTCCACCGATGCCGAACGGCTGGCCGCGCGGCGGGAGCTGAGCAGGCAGCCGCGGGACGCCAGCGCCACGCGCGTGCGCAACCGCGACCAGGTGGACGGGCGGCCGCGTGGCTACTTCCGTGCCTTTGGGCTGTCCCGGGTGTCGCTGCGGGAGCAGGCGCATGCCGGGTATCTGCCGGGGGTGCGTAAGTCGTCCTGGTAG
- a CDS encoding aldehyde dehydrogenase family protein — translation MSSYFTDLAQQYIDGEWRPGSGSWDIIDFNPYDGEKLASITIATVDEVDDAYKAAARAQKQWAATNPYARRGVFEKALRLIEDREQEITEAIIAELGGTRLKAAFELHLAKEFLREAIHLALRPEGRIIPSPTDGKENRVYRVPVGVVGVISPFNFPFLLSVKSVAPALALGNAVVLKPHQSTPICGGTLVAKIFEDAGLPAGLLNVVVTDIAEIGDAFIEHPVPKVISFTGSDKVGRHVATVCASLFKRSVLELGGNSAIVVLDDADIDYAVDAAVFSRYVHQGQVCMAANRVLVDRSVADEFTEKFVAKVKTLKAGDPRDPQTVIGPVINSSQADAISAAVEQAIAEGATALVHGTTTDNLVEPSVLTDVPADSALLRQEVFGPVAFLVPFDGEEEAVRLVNDTPYGLSGAVHTGNIERGVSFAKQIDTGMFHVNDGTVHDEPIVPFGGEKHSGLGRLNGETMLDAFTTIKWISVQHGRSGFPF, via the coding sequence ATGTCGTCCTACTTCACCGACCTGGCTCAGCAGTACATCGACGGCGAGTGGCGCCCGGGCTCAGGTTCCTGGGACATCATCGACTTCAATCCGTACGACGGCGAGAAGCTGGCGTCGATCACGATAGCCACGGTCGACGAGGTGGACGACGCCTACAAGGCGGCCGCCCGCGCCCAGAAGCAGTGGGCCGCGACCAACCCGTACGCCCGCCGCGGCGTCTTCGAGAAGGCGCTGCGCCTGATAGAGGACCGCGAGCAGGAGATCACCGAGGCGATCATCGCCGAGCTCGGCGGCACCCGGCTGAAGGCGGCCTTCGAACTCCACCTCGCCAAGGAGTTCCTGCGCGAGGCGATCCACCTGGCGCTGCGCCCCGAGGGCAGGATCATCCCGTCGCCGACGGACGGCAAGGAGAACCGCGTCTACCGCGTCCCGGTCGGCGTCGTGGGCGTGATCAGCCCCTTCAACTTCCCCTTCCTCCTCTCCGTCAAGTCGGTCGCCCCGGCGCTGGCACTTGGCAACGCCGTGGTCCTCAAGCCGCACCAGAGCACCCCGATCTGCGGCGGCACCCTGGTCGCGAAGATCTTCGAGGACGCGGGCCTGCCCGCCGGTCTCCTCAACGTCGTCGTCACGGACATCGCCGAGATCGGCGACGCCTTCATCGAGCACCCGGTCCCGAAGGTCATCTCCTTCACCGGCTCCGACAAGGTCGGCCGCCACGTCGCCACCGTCTGCGCCTCGCTCTTCAAGCGCTCGGTCCTCGAACTCGGCGGCAACAGCGCGATCGTGGTCCTCGACGACGCCGACATCGACTACGCGGTCGACGCGGCGGTCTTCAGCCGGTACGTCCACCAGGGCCAGGTCTGCATGGCCGCGAACCGGGTCCTCGTGGACCGCTCGGTCGCGGACGAGTTCACCGAGAAGTTCGTCGCCAAGGTGAAGACCCTCAAGGCCGGCGACCCTCGCGACCCGCAGACCGTCATCGGGCCGGTGATCAACTCGTCCCAGGCGGACGCGATCTCGGCAGCCGTCGAGCAGGCCATCGCCGAGGGTGCGACGGCCCTGGTGCACGGCACGACGACCGACAACCTGGTCGAGCCCTCCGTCCTCACGGACGTCCCCGCCGACTCCGCCCTGCTCCGGCAGGAGGTCTTCGGGCCGGTCGCCTTCCTCGTCCCGTTCGACGGAGAGGAGGAGGCCGTACGCCTCGTCAACGACACCCCGTACGGCCTGAGCGGTGCCGTCCACACCGGGAACATCGAGCGCGGGGTCTCCTTCGCCAAGCAGATCGACACCGGCATGTTCCATGTGAACGACGGCACGGTCCACGACGAGCCGATCGTCCCCTTCGGCGGCGAGAAGCACTCCGGCCTCGGCCGCCTGAACGGCGAGACGATGCTGGACGCGTTCACGACGATCAAGTGGATCTCGGTGCAGCACGGCAGGAGCGGGTTCCCGTTCTGA
- a CDS encoding GTP-binding protein — translation MPELSVVIVAGLHTNARQATVAQLLTDVPDSVVLHHDLGTATAGTVVRTIRDATGTVTTDRTPLVNDCACCALREDLVPELLRIRDTGTTRMAIVELWDSVEPKAMAEVITAGGLTLTGVITAVDPALVLPYLGNGDDLAERGLAAAATDQRTVADTFARQLEYAPVLAVADSPEADDEDRELLAQLHPTARQIPLPAPPADALTVPPPRRRPSSPLAQAALSGFDVESAGAAQHPACALLPAEADAHGVSTLVWHRRRPFHPERLYAALEDLTCAAARSRGRFWLADKPDVLLHWDAAGGALCVESAGPWLASLPDAAWDMVPPVRRAAAALDWHPEHGDCCQHLVFTSPALDRDGLEHLLESCLLTDAEYAAGRDAWKQLPPAFDTLLEV, via the coding sequence GTGCCCGAACTCTCCGTCGTGATCGTCGCCGGCCTGCACACAAACGCACGCCAGGCGACGGTCGCCCAACTGCTCACCGACGTCCCGGACAGCGTCGTACTCCACCACGACCTGGGGACGGCCACCGCCGGCACCGTCGTACGCACGATCCGCGACGCCACCGGAACCGTGACCACCGACAGGACGCCCCTGGTCAACGACTGCGCCTGCTGTGCCCTGCGCGAGGACCTGGTCCCGGAACTGCTCCGCATCAGGGACACCGGCACCACCCGCATGGCGATCGTCGAACTCTGGGACTCGGTCGAGCCCAAGGCCATGGCCGAGGTGATCACGGCCGGCGGGCTCACCCTCACCGGCGTGATCACCGCGGTCGACCCGGCGCTGGTCCTGCCGTACCTGGGCAACGGCGACGACCTCGCCGAGCGGGGCCTGGCGGCCGCGGCGACCGACCAGCGCACGGTCGCCGACACCTTCGCCCGCCAACTCGAATACGCCCCCGTCCTCGCCGTGGCCGACTCCCCGGAGGCCGACGACGAGGACCGTGAACTGCTCGCCCAACTCCACCCGACGGCCCGCCAGATCCCCCTCCCCGCACCGCCCGCGGACGCCCTGACGGTGCCGCCCCCACGCCGACGCCCCTCCTCCCCCCTCGCCCAGGCGGCCCTGTCCGGCTTCGACGTCGAGTCGGCCGGCGCCGCCCAGCACCCCGCCTGCGCCCTGCTCCCCGCGGAGGCCGACGCGCACGGCGTCTCCACCCTCGTCTGGCACCGCCGCCGCCCCTTCCACCCGGAACGCCTCTACGCGGCCCTGGAGGACCTGACCTGCGCGGCTGCCCGCAGCAGGGGCCGCTTCTGGCTGGCCGACAAACCGGACGTCCTCCTCCACTGGGACGCCGCGGGCGGCGCCCTGTGCGTGGAAAGCGCGGGCCCCTGGCTGGCCTCGCTCCCCGACGCGGCCTGGGACATGGTCCCGCCGGTACGCCGGGCCGCCGCCGCCCTGGACTGGCACCCCGAGCACGGCGACTGCTGCCAGCACCTGGTCTTCACGTCCCCCGCCCTCGACCGCGACGGCCTGGAGCACCTCCTCGAATCCTGCCTCCTGACCGACGCCGAGTACGCCGCCGGCCGCGACGCCTGGAAACAACTCCCGCCCGCCTTCGACACGCTCCTGGAGGTCTGA
- the rpsR gene encoding 30S ribosomal protein S18: MPRKLDRKPTKPRPNPLDQAGITYIDYKDTDLLRRFLSDRGKIRSRRVTRVTAQQQRQLAQAIKNAREMALLPYATR, encoded by the coding sequence ATGCCCCGCAAGCTGGACCGCAAGCCCACCAAGCCCCGCCCCAACCCCCTGGACCAGGCCGGCATCACCTACATCGACTACAAGGACACCGACCTCCTACGAAGGTTCCTCTCCGACCGAGGCAAGATCCGCAGCCGCCGAGTCACCCGAGTAACGGCCCAACAACAGCGCCAACTGGCCCAGGCCATCAAGAACGCCAGGGAAATGGCCCTCCTCCCGTACGCCACCCGCTGA
- a CDS encoding Clp protease N-terminal domain-containing protein: MSTNPSITSSVRLDELIAAIKKVHDEPLDQLQDAVIAADHLGEVADHLIGHFVDQARRSGASWTDIGKSMGVTRQAAQKRFVPKESADLDPQQGFGRYTTRARNTVMAAHNEAIAARNAEGRPAHLVLGLLAEPDGLAAKAITAHGVLLDSVRQAATAALPPAADKVPDLVPYGSDAKKVLELTFREALRLGHNYIGTEHILLALLEFENGTGVLHGLGLTKQAVEEYLVKALSQFLQSGVQTVEEAREGAREEGGAQD; this comes from the coding sequence ATGTCGACGAACCCGAGCATCACGTCATCCGTACGTCTCGACGAGCTCATCGCGGCCATCAAGAAGGTCCACGACGAGCCCCTCGACCAGCTCCAGGACGCGGTGATCGCCGCCGATCACCTCGGCGAGGTGGCCGACCACCTGATCGGCCACTTCGTGGACCAGGCCCGGCGGTCCGGCGCCTCCTGGACCGACATCGGCAAGAGCATGGGCGTGACCCGGCAGGCCGCGCAGAAGCGGTTCGTGCCCAAGGAGTCGGCGGACCTCGACCCGCAGCAGGGCTTCGGCCGCTACACGACGCGCGCCCGCAACACGGTGATGGCCGCCCACAACGAGGCCATCGCGGCCCGCAACGCCGAGGGCCGCCCCGCGCACCTGGTCCTCGGCCTGCTGGCCGAGCCGGACGGCTTGGCCGCGAAGGCGATCACCGCGCACGGCGTCCTGCTGGACTCCGTGCGGCAGGCCGCCACCGCCGCCCTGCCGCCCGCCGCCGACAAGGTCCCCGACCTCGTCCCCTACGGCTCCGACGCCAAGAAGGTCCTGGAGCTGACCTTCCGCGAGGCCCTGCGCCTCGGCCACAACTACATCGGCACCGAGCACATCCTGCTCGCCCTGCTGGAGTTCGAGAACGGCACCGGCGTCCTGCACGGACTCGGGCTCACCAAGCAGGCGGTGGAGGAGTACCTCGTCAAGGCGCTCTCCCAGTTCCTGCAGAGCGGTGTGCAGACGGTCGAGGAGGCCCGCGAGGGGGCCCGCGAGGAGGGCGGGGCGCAGGACTGA
- a CDS encoding DUF397 domain-containing protein, which translates to MPHLASSHRTTGERPVDHDVYNGMAATELNGVAWQKSRHSNSQGSCVEFARLPGGDVAVRNSRFPDGPALVYTRAEIEAMLLGIKDGEFDHLVVG; encoded by the coding sequence ATGCCTCATTTGGCCTCGAGCCACCGCACCACCGGGGAGCGACCTGTGGACCACGACGTGTACAACGGCATGGCAGCCACGGAGCTGAACGGGGTGGCCTGGCAGAAGAGCCGGCACAGCAACTCGCAGGGCTCCTGCGTGGAGTTCGCCCGCCTCCCCGGTGGCGACGTGGCCGTACGCAACTCCCGCTTCCCGGACGGCCCGGCCCTCGTCTACACCCGCGCCGAGATCGAGGCGATGCTCCTCGGCATCAAGGACGGCGAGTTCGACCACCTGGTCGTCGGCTGA
- a CDS encoding bifunctional 3'-5' exonuclease/DNA polymerase: MTDRWALAPAEDGGVEVAPLGPDGLPAGPVRREADLAEAVRGRPEVARWVWRSTAEVYPRLLATGVRVERCYDIEDAETLLLGHEGRYGEPRSAAAALARLRGRPVPPDPPQRPAEPGSQSSLFEPQAVHVPLADLVEVYADQQRRHDTAAYPERMRLLTAAESAGMLVAAEMNRSGLPWSAEVHRRVLHELLGERYAGGGEPRRLAELADEVSAAFGRRVRPDLPADVIKAFAQAGIKVRSTRRWEIESLDHPAVKPLVEYKKLYRIWVAHGWSWLQDWVRDGRFRPEFLAGGTVTGRWVTNGGGGLQIPKVIRRAVVADPGWRLVVADADQMEPRVLAAISRDPGLMEVAGRESDLYQSVSDRAFSGDRAQAKLAVLGAVYGQTSGDGLKNLAALRRRFPKAVAYVDEAARAGEEGRLVRTWLGRTCPPAAGATDDAAEEAGIPILDAEDESTGGAGARGAQEWVPGYASSNARARGRFARNFVVQGSAADWTLLLLAALRRSCAGMAAELVFFQHDEVIVHCPEEEAEAVVTAIRQAAELAGRLTFGETPVRFPFTTAVVECYADAK, from the coding sequence ATGACCGACCGGTGGGCGCTCGCTCCGGCCGAGGACGGTGGCGTGGAGGTCGCCCCCCTCGGTCCGGACGGGCTGCCCGCGGGGCCGGTGCGCAGGGAGGCGGACCTGGCCGAGGCCGTGCGGGGGCGGCCGGAGGTCGCGCGGTGGGTGTGGCGGTCCACCGCCGAGGTCTATCCGCGCCTGCTCGCCACGGGGGTGCGAGTGGAGCGGTGCTACGACATCGAGGACGCCGAGACGCTGTTGCTCGGCCACGAGGGGCGGTACGGCGAGCCGAGGTCGGCCGCCGCCGCTCTGGCCCGGCTGCGGGGCCGTCCCGTGCCGCCCGATCCGCCCCAGCGCCCGGCCGAACCAGGCTCGCAGTCCTCTCTCTTCGAGCCGCAGGCGGTCCACGTGCCGCTGGCCGACCTCGTCGAGGTCTACGCCGACCAGCAGCGCCGGCACGACACCGCCGCGTACCCGGAGCGGATGCGGCTGCTGACCGCGGCCGAGTCGGCGGGGATGCTCGTCGCCGCCGAGATGAACCGGTCCGGGCTGCCGTGGAGCGCCGAGGTGCACCGCCGGGTGCTGCACGAACTGCTCGGGGAGCGGTATGCCGGGGGCGGGGAGCCGCGGCGGCTGGCCGAGCTGGCGGACGAGGTGTCGGCCGCCTTCGGGCGCCGGGTGCGGCCGGATCTGCCGGCCGATGTGATCAAGGCCTTCGCGCAGGCCGGGATCAAGGTCAGATCGACCCGTCGCTGGGAGATCGAGTCCCTCGATCATCCGGCCGTGAAGCCGCTGGTCGAGTACAAGAAGCTGTACCGGATCTGGGTGGCCCACGGCTGGTCCTGGCTGCAGGACTGGGTGCGGGACGGGCGGTTCCGACCGGAGTTCCTCGCGGGCGGGACGGTCACCGGGCGGTGGGTGACCAACGGCGGGGGCGGGCTGCAGATCCCCAAGGTCATCCGGCGGGCCGTGGTCGCCGACCCCGGCTGGCGGCTGGTCGTGGCCGACGCCGACCAGATGGAGCCCCGGGTGCTGGCCGCCATCTCCCGTGACCCCGGGCTGATGGAGGTGGCCGGCCGGGAGAGCGACCTCTACCAGTCCGTCTCCGACCGCGCCTTCTCCGGCGACCGCGCGCAGGCCAAGCTCGCCGTGCTGGGCGCCGTGTACGGGCAGACGTCCGGCGACGGGCTCAAGAACCTCGCCGCACTCAGACGCCGGTTCCCCAAGGCGGTGGCGTACGTCGACGAGGCGGCGCGGGCCGGTGAGGAGGGGCGGCTCGTGCGGACGTGGCTGGGGCGGACGTGTCCGCCGGCGGCCGGGGCGACGGACGACGCCGCCGAGGAGGCGGGGATTCCGATCCTGGACGCGGAGGACGAGTCGACCGGCGGCGCGGGAGCGCGCGGGGCGCAGGAGTGGGTGCCGGGGTACGCCTCCTCCAACGCCCGCGCCCGGGGCCGCTTCGCCCGTAACTTCGTCGTCCAGGGCAGCGCAGCCGACTGGACCCTGCTGCTGCTCGCCGCGCTGCGGCGCAGCTGCGCGGGCATGGCGGCGGAACTGGTCTTCTTCCAGCACGATGAGGTGATCGTGCACTGTCCCGAGGAGGAGGCGGAGGCGGTCGTGACGGCCATCCGGCAGGCGGCGGAGCTGGCCGGGCGGCTGACGTTCGGGGAGACGCCGGTGCGGTTTCCGTTCACGACGGCGGTGGTGGAGTGCTATGCCGACGCGAAGTGA
- a CDS encoding DUF4232 domain-containing protein → MRVTSLTVAALAAALLLTGCDDGGDGGSGKDNKAGSACAEELGVRFGPANAAPAAGDTGNVPVTVTNSGGAECTLDGLPAIEFDAGGTVTTIGADEAAGVKKTTLAKGASTSFTLTYVRGEDGDTKSLPVKQVKISLPGTDETRDFKWSYGDVALKGDGQTPDASVSGFQQSGD, encoded by the coding sequence ATGCGCGTCACTTCCCTCACCGTCGCCGCCCTCGCCGCGGCCCTCCTCCTGACCGGCTGCGACGACGGCGGGGACGGGGGCAGCGGCAAGGACAACAAGGCCGGTTCCGCCTGCGCCGAGGAGTTGGGCGTGCGGTTCGGGCCCGCCAACGCCGCTCCCGCCGCCGGGGACACGGGCAACGTGCCCGTCACGGTCACCAACAGCGGCGGCGCCGAGTGCACGCTGGACGGGCTGCCCGCCATCGAGTTCGACGCGGGCGGCACCGTGACCACGATCGGCGCCGACGAGGCCGCCGGGGTGAAGAAGACGACCCTCGCGAAGGGGGCCTCCACATCCTTCACCCTCACCTACGTCCGGGGTGAGGACGGCGACACCAAGAGCCTCCCCGTGAAGCAGGTGAAGATCTCTCTGCCCGGGACCGACGAGACGCGCGACTTCAAGTGGTCGTACGGCGATGTCGCGCTGAAGGGCGACGGGCAGACGCCGGACGCCTCGGTGAGCGGGTTCCAGCAGTCCGGCGACTGA
- the rpmG gene encoding 50S ribosomal protein L33 has protein sequence MARNELRPVIKLRSTAGTGFTYVTRKNRRNDPDRMTLRKYDPVAGRHVDFREER, from the coding sequence ATGGCACGCAACGAACTCCGCCCGGTCATCAAGCTCCGGTCCACCGCCGGCACCGGCTTCACCTACGTGACCCGCAAGAACCGCCGCAACGACCCGGACCGTATGACCCTGCGCAAGTACGACCCGGTCGCCGGCCGCCACGTCGACTTCCGAGAGGAGCGCTGA
- a CDS encoding DUF2786 domain-containing protein has translation MSSTNSTNSTNSSSDTPGPVDQAFQHALYADTDTALDTGASLLAASETDAELARRGQEFVAGAWRRGWQPSDVVRLVRRELDDVHVRLLAALIRAQQPDDRPRGPRWNAQLDDLPTDPPPRTDRFSHATAVLELYRLLLRLPALEPLDEPARSATGQPRPESRMLTRIRALLAKAEATGFPEEAEALSAKAQELMARHSIDEALLASRPHATKDAPGACRIGVEPPYEQAKAVLLDAAATANHCRAVWNEPFGFSTVVGFEADLEVVELLYTSLLVQAQTAMTKAEAAQRAGGRKRTKTFRQSFLAAYAHRVGTRLAEAAQTQVTQDLLPVLASREVAVTDRLDRMFPETTTTRLRGVSDEAGWVEGSEAADAAQVAPRRPLR, from the coding sequence GTGAGCAGTACGAACAGCACGAACAGCACGAACAGTTCGAGCGATACGCCCGGCCCCGTCGACCAGGCCTTCCAGCACGCCCTGTACGCCGACACAGACACCGCCCTCGACACCGGCGCCTCCCTCCTCGCCGCCTCCGAGACGGACGCGGAACTCGCCCGGCGCGGTCAGGAGTTCGTGGCGGGGGCTTGGCGGCGCGGCTGGCAGCCCTCCGATGTCGTACGGCTGGTGCGGCGCGAGCTGGACGACGTGCACGTACGACTGCTCGCGGCGCTGATCCGCGCACAGCAGCCGGACGACCGCCCCCGTGGCCCCCGCTGGAACGCACAGCTCGACGACCTGCCCACCGACCCCCCGCCCCGCACCGACCGCTTCTCGCACGCGACCGCCGTCCTGGAGCTGTACCGCCTCCTGCTGCGCCTGCCCGCGCTGGAGCCGTTGGACGAGCCGGCCAGGTCCGCCACCGGGCAGCCTCGCCCCGAGTCCCGCATGCTCACCCGCATCCGCGCGCTGCTGGCGAAGGCGGAGGCGACCGGGTTCCCGGAGGAGGCGGAGGCGCTCAGCGCCAAGGCACAGGAACTCATGGCAAGGCACAGCATCGACGAGGCGCTGCTCGCGAGTCGTCCGCACGCCACGAAGGACGCGCCCGGCGCCTGCCGTATCGGCGTCGAACCGCCCTACGAACAGGCGAAGGCGGTCCTGCTGGACGCGGCGGCGACCGCCAACCACTGCCGTGCCGTGTGGAACGAACCCTTCGGCTTCTCCACGGTCGTCGGCTTCGAGGCCGACCTGGAGGTGGTCGAGCTCCTCTACACCTCGCTCCTGGTGCAGGCCCAGACCGCGATGACCAAGGCGGAGGCGGCCCAGCGGGCGGGCGGCCGCAAGCGTACGAAGACCTTCCGCCAGTCGTTCCTGGCGGCCTACGCCCACCGCGTCGGCACCCGCCTGGCCGAGGCGGCGCAGACCCAGGTCACCCAGGACCTGCTCCCGGTCCTGGCCTCCCGCGAGGTGGCCGTCACCGACCGCCTGGACCGCATGTTCCCGGAGACGACCACGACCCGCCTGCGCGGCGTCAGCGACGAGGCGGGCTGGGTGGAGGGCTCGGAGGCGGCCGACGCGGCGCAAGTGGCCCCCCGCCGCCCCCTCCGCTGA
- a CDS encoding helix-turn-helix domain-containing protein, whose product MLLGSQLRRLREARGITREAAGYSIRASESKISRMELGRVSFKTRDVEDLLTLYGITDEQERASLLSLAREANVAGWWHSYSDVLPSWFPTYVGLEGAASLIRAYEVQFVHGLLQTEAYARAVVRRGMKGASASDVEKRVALRLERQKYLLDDGAPEFHIVLDEAALRRPYGDREVMRGQLQHLIEISQRPNVRLQIMPFSFGGHSGESGAFTILSFPESDLSDVVYLEQLTSALYLDKHEDVTQYEKALKELQQDSPGPDESRDLLRGLLQLS is encoded by the coding sequence ATGCTGCTCGGCTCGCAACTGAGGCGACTGCGGGAAGCGCGCGGGATCACGCGCGAGGCGGCGGGTTACTCGATCCGAGCCTCCGAGTCGAAGATCAGCCGGATGGAGCTGGGCCGGGTGAGCTTCAAGACGCGAGACGTCGAAGACCTGCTCACGCTCTACGGCATCACGGACGAGCAGGAGCGCGCCTCACTCCTCTCCCTCGCCCGCGAGGCCAACGTCGCCGGCTGGTGGCACAGCTACTCCGACGTCCTGCCCAGCTGGTTCCCCACCTACGTCGGCCTGGAAGGCGCGGCCAGCCTCATCCGCGCCTACGAAGTGCAGTTCGTGCACGGCCTGTTGCAGACCGAGGCGTATGCCCGGGCGGTCGTCAGGCGCGGCATGAAGGGCGCGAGCGCGTCCGACGTCGAAAAGCGTGTGGCGCTGCGCCTGGAACGGCAGAAGTACCTCCTCGACGACGGCGCCCCCGAGTTCCACATCGTCCTGGACGAGGCCGCCCTGCGCCGCCCGTACGGCGACCGCGAGGTGATGCGCGGCCAGCTCCAGCACCTCATCGAGATCTCCCAGCGGCCCAACGTACGGCTGCAGATCATGCCGTTCAGTTTCGGCGGCCACTCCGGCGAGTCCGGCGCCTTCACGATCCTCAGCTTCCCCGAGTCCGACCTCTCGGACGTCGTCTATCTGGAGCAGCTCACCAGCGCGCTCTATCTCGACAAGCACGAGGACGTCACCCAGTACGAGAAGGCGCTGAAGGAGCTCCAGCAGGACAGCCCGGGCCCGGACGAGAGCCGGGATCTTCTCAGGGGCCTCCTCCAACTCTCTTGA
- a CDS encoding ATP-binding protein — protein sequence MGTNGSTMLEPLRQGLPPLDPAAVSNAASCALPARYEAVREARKFTRRTMDQWELGDRFDDVCLVVSELVTNALRHALPVGTQRGCEQAPPPVRLHLMRWTERLVCAVRDPSHDSPVARDSDDFSAESGRGLFLVDSFSDSWGWQPLAGALSGKVVWALFRLQAEAAGGPGAGGPGVGGVTSAE from the coding sequence ATGGGGACGAATGGATCGACCATGCTCGAGCCGTTACGGCAGGGCCTTCCGCCGCTGGATCCCGCAGCCGTCTCCAACGCCGCCTCCTGCGCATTGCCCGCCCGCTACGAAGCGGTGCGTGAGGCACGGAAGTTCACGCGCCGGACCATGGACCAGTGGGAGCTGGGCGATCGGTTCGATGATGTGTGTCTGGTCGTCTCCGAGTTGGTGACCAATGCGCTGCGGCACGCGCTGCCGGTGGGGACGCAGCGGGGGTGCGAGCAGGCACCGCCGCCTGTGCGACTGCATTTGATGCGGTGGACGGAGCGGCTGGTGTGCGCGGTGCGTGATCCCAGTCATGACAGTCCGGTCGCGCGTGATTCCGACGACTTCTCGGCGGAGTCCGGGCGGGGGCTGTTTCTTGTCGACTCCTTCAGTGACAGCTGGGGGTGGCAGCCGTTGGCGGGGGCGTTGAGCGGGAAGGTCGTCTGGGCGCTGTTTCGGCTTCAGGCGGAGGCGGCGGGCGGGCCGGGGGCCGGTGGGCCGGGGGTCGGCGGGGTGACTTCGGCGGAGTGA